From one Phycodurus eques isolate BA_2022a chromosome 19, UOR_Pequ_1.1, whole genome shotgun sequence genomic stretch:
- the pkmyt1 gene encoding membrane-associated tyrosine- and threonine-specific cdc2-inhibitory kinase, translating to MSLSVDTTVTTSMLPLPSHFAHAEQSFSLKKRRHPFSSSSTSNSSVSSPDYLSHSLPPLAPYKESFSVSRIFFLQKTAPWTPLSRSLSQSPPLESVYDPKKQRPYFNQCFTTLGLLGRGSFGEVYKVQSNKDGRLYAVKRSLHRYRGNSDRNRKVREAKNHERVCPHPHILNLVAAWEECGRLYIQTELCHTSLLLHAESQSPGNDERAAWSYLCDLLSALDHLHSRSFVHLDLKPANVLVTDSGRLKLGDFGLLLELKESSSEKVREDDPGGDPRYMAPELLRGEYGPAADVYSLGVSILELACNIEVPNGGEGWQQLRQGRLPEVASELSTDLQKVLQMMLTPEPSDRPTVPELLALPSVRKRMWKRRAYLFFAETMLTLTFFCQMVIGFGRRLFSSLYLPIFRRYSKPAPCTPPKESWDKEVTLTLSALRADSSEDDGVFAMDPVGPEDSPKPSEKMKSPLDLKTTSTPLPRSPAHVDRSPHSVQFDWSPCNGARGPSSSPASDCYTSDTHTPCHTDSLDSRQGKRSSQRRYRNRSRSDDVFGPKNLLCLFEESAAEGQP from the exons ATGTCCCTAAGCGTGGATACCACAGTCACCACCAGCATGCTCCCGCTCCCTTCCCACTTTGCCCACGCAGAGCAGTCCTTCTCCTTGAAAAAGCGTCGACACCCTTTTTCCTCCTCGTCCACGTCCAACTCCTCCGTCTCATCCCCCGATTACCTGTCCCACTCTCTGCCACCGCTGGCACCGTACAAGGAGTCTTTCTCTGTGAGCCGCATCTTCTTCCTCCAGAAAACGGCCCCCTGGACACCCCTGTCTCGTTCTCTCAGCCAGTCGCCCCCTCTGGAATCTGTGTACGACCCCAAAAAGCAAAGGCCCTATTTTAACCAGTGCTTCACTACGCTGGGCCTGCTGGGAAGGGGTTCTTTTGGAGAAGTCTACAAG GTTCAAAGCAACAAGGATGGTCGCCTGTATGCTGTCAAACGCTCGCTCCATCGCTACAGGGGCAACAGTGACAGGAACCGCAAGGTCAGGGAGGCTAAGAACCACGAGCGAGTCTGCCCACATCCTCACATCCTCAACTTGGTCGCGGCCTGGGAAGAGTGCGGTCGGCTGTACATCCAGACGGAACTGTGTCACACCAGTTTGCTGCTCCATGCAGAAAGTCAGTCTCCTGGCAACG ACGAGCGTGCAGCATGGTCGTACTTGTGCGACCTTCTCTCGGCGCTGGACCACCTGCACTCTCGCAGTTTCGTCCATCTGGACCTGAAGCCCGCCAACGTGCTGGTGACGGACTCCGGGCGACTCAAACTGGGCGACTTTGGGCTTCTGCTAGAGCTCAAAGAGAGCAGCTCAGAGAAAGTGAGAGAAGATGACCCCGGAGGAGATCCCAGGTACATGGCTCCTGAGCTCCTCCGGGGGGAGTATGGCCCTGCTGCAGATGTTTACAG TTTGGGTGTTTCCATTCTGGAGCTTGCGTGCAATATAGAGGTCCCCAATGGTGGAGAGGGCTGGCAGCAACTCAGACAAGGGCGCCTCCCTGAGGTCGCGAGTG AGCTTTCAACAGACCTTCAGAAAGTTCTGCAGATGATGCTGACTCCAGAACCTTCTGACAGGCCGACAGTACCCGAGCTTCTTGCTTTGCCCTCAGTGAGGAAACGCATGTGGAAGAGACGCGCTTACCTTTTCTTTGCAGAAACCATGCTGACTTTGACCTTCTTCTGCCAG ATGGTGATAGGCTTTGGCCGTCgacttttctcttctctttacCTGCCGATCTTCCGCCGTTACAGCAAGCCGGCCCCCTGCACTCCTCCCAAAGAGAGCTGGGACAAGGAGGTGACGCTGACCCTCAGCGCCTTGCGCGCTGACAGCTCAGAGGACGACGGGGTGTTCGCGATGGACCCCGTAGGACCGGAGGATTCCCCAAAACCCTCAGAGAA GATGAAATCTCCACTGGATTTGAAAACTACGTCCACCCCTCTCCCACGTTCCCCGGCACACGTAGACCGGAGTCCTCACTCTGTTCAATTTGACTGGTCCCCGTGTAACGGAGCCCGGGGACCCTCCAGCAGCCCCGCCAGTGACTGCTACacatcagacacacacacaccctgtcACACGGACTCACTGGACTCCAGGCAGGGCAAACGGTCTTCACAGCGGCGCTATCGTAACCGGAGCCGCTCAGATGACGTGTTCGGGCCAAAAAACCTGCTGTGTCTGTTTGAGGAAAGCGCCGCGGAGGGGCAGCCGTGA